A DNA window from Eriocheir sinensis breed Jianghai 21 unplaced genomic scaffold, ASM2467909v1 Scaffold1275, whole genome shotgun sequence contains the following coding sequences:
- the LOC126989728 gene encoding uncharacterized protein LOC126989728, producing MSGAEDNEPRVLRWQGPHPLPEIPNKNFEVFMLEEMVRHGDAVALIDAETRQQRTYSEMCDLVPRLSAGLAAAGVGAGDRMIYYSHNDIDYPLWLLAFMHRGAAFVRPSPTYENTKDDLVHCTRLVGAQWAVIHVDLLSTAEAAFSLLPPDTLKKIWVIGGAAGTSAIDDLAAHDPLPPVTQ from the exons ATGAGTGGTGCCGAGGACAATGAGCCACGTGTTCTGCGCTGGCAGGGCCCTCACCCGCTGCCAGAAATACCAAACAAGAATTTTGAAGTCTTTATGCTGGAGGAGATGGTCAGGCATGGCGATGCTGTTGCGTTG ATAGACGCAGAGACCAGGCAACAAAGGACTTACTCAGAGATGTGTGATCTGGTACCGCGATTGTCGGCTGGCCTAGCGGCAGCAGGAGTGGGCGCAGGTGACCGGATGATCTACTATTCCCACAACGACATAGACTACCCGCTATGGCTTCTCGCTTTCATGCATCGCGGAGCCGCGTTTGTGCGGCCATCCCCGACTTATGAAAACACGAAAG ATGACCTGGTGCACTGCACGCGGCTGGTTGGTGCTCAGTGGGCTGTAATACATGTCGACCTGCTATCCACTGCGGAAGCTGCCTTCTCACTGCTGCCCCCTGACACTCTCAAGAAGATTTGGGTGATCGGTGGCGCTGCTGGAACGTCAGCCATCGACGATTTGGCGGCCCACGATCCTTTGCCACCCGTGACCCAG